From the genome of Streptomyces xanthophaeus:
CCCGCCGTGTACCTGATCGGCCGGGTGGTGGGCTGATCCCTGCCTGACGACCCGCATGGTCAACTAGAACGCACGTACCGATTAGTAGGGGGAGGGAACGTGCGTTTCCTGCGCGTCGTTGTGATCATCGGAGTGGTTCTGGGGGCCCTGTTCGTGGGCGTGGACCGCTGGGCCGCGAGTTATGTCGAGAACCGGCTGGCCGACCGAATACAGGCACGGCAGGGCCTGGCCGGTTCCTCGGAGGTGGAGGTCCACGGCTTCCCCTTCCTGACCCAGGTCCTCAGCCGCGACCTCGACCGGGTCGACCTCAAACTGCGGGGCGTCGAGGTCACCGCCGAGGACCGCAAGACGCGGCTGTCGGAGCTGGACGCGAGCTTCCGGGGCGTGAAGCTGAACGGTGATTACAGCGGCGGCACCGCCGCCCGGGCCGAAGGCAGCGCGCTCATCACGTACGCCGACCTCACGGCGGCCTCGCAGAGCGGCGCGACCCTCTCCTACGGCGGGGCGCCCGGCAAGGTGAAGGTCACCGCGTCGGTGAACGTCTTCGGCAAGGTCCTGACGCACAGCGTGGTGTCGACCGTCACCCTTGAGGACGCGCCGGGCGGAAAGGGCGGCAAGATCGTCCGCGTGCGCGCCGACGCGGTGCCCGGCGGGGGCGTTCCGGTGGTCGAGAAGGCGATCCGCAAGGAGACCGATTTCGACCGTGATCTCGGCAGCGGCATGCCGGCCGGACTCCAGCTCTCGTCCCTGACCTCGGACGAGGCCGGTGTCCACCTCACGCTGGGCGGCACGAACGTGGTGGTGGCCGGATCGTGAGACGGTGCGGTCCGATCCGCAGAAGGACGGGCCGCGCGGCAGGTCCCGGGGGCGGCGCGGCGGCCGCCCGGGACCTTCTTATCCCAATATTCGGACGATCCTGTCTCGCTATATGACACGCCGGTGACAGGGCGGCTGATTCGTCCCTACGATCCATGGCTATGAAGCATCAGCAGGCGGACCTCACGAAGCGACGGGCAGTAGACCTGTGTCGCGTCGCCGCCATGCTCTGTCGATCCATGTGAACTGTGAGCGCATCCGCTCCATCGACCGGACGACGGCCCCAAGGCCCTTCCCGCGTGACCGCACCAGCCTCCTGAACCCCTGACGCCTCCCCGCGCAGGACCTTGAGCGCACCCGCAGGCACGCACTACGCGTCACCCGCACCGCCCCGCCGCACACTGCCCCGGAGGAGAACACCATGAGCCGCAGCGACGTCCTCGTAGACGCCGACTGGGTCGAGGCCCACCTGAACGACGCCAATGTCGTCATCGTCGAGGTGGACGAGGACACGTCCGCGTACGACAAGAACCACATCACCAACGCCGTCCGGATCGACTGGAAGACCGACCTCCAGGACCCGGTCCGCCGCGACTTCGTGGACCAGGAGGGCTTCGAGAAGCTCCTCTCCGCCAAGGGCATCTCCAACGACGACACCGTCGTCCTCTACGGCGGCAACAACAACTGGTTCGCGTCCTACGCCTACTGGTACTTCAAGCTCTACGGCCACCAGGACGTGAAGCTCCTCGACGGCGGCCGCAAGAAGTGGGAGCTCGACTCCCGCGACCTGGTCGACGGCAAGGACGTCCCGAACCGCCCGGCCACCGAGTACAAGGCCAAGGCCCAGGACACCTCCATCCGCGCCTTCCGCGACGACGTCGTGGCCGCGATCGGCTCCCTGAACCTGGTCGACGTCCGTTCGCCCGACGAGTTCTCCGGCAAGCTGCTCGCCCCGGCGCACCTGCCGCAGGAGCAGTCGCAGCG
Proteins encoded in this window:
- a CDS encoding sulfurtransferase → MSRSDVLVDADWVEAHLNDANVVIVEVDEDTSAYDKNHITNAVRIDWKTDLQDPVRRDFVDQEGFEKLLSAKGISNDDTVVLYGGNNNWFASYAYWYFKLYGHQDVKLLDGGRKKWELDSRDLVDGKDVPNRPATEYKAKAQDTSIRAFRDDVVAAIGSLNLVDVRSPDEFSGKLLAPAHLPQEQSQRPGHVPSARNIPWSKNANDDGTFKSDDELTALYQAEQVDLAKDTIAYCRIGERSALTWFVLHELLGQENVKNYDGSWTEYGSLVGVPIELGANK
- a CDS encoding putative leader peptide, whose product is MKHQQADLTKRRAVDLCRVAAMLCRSM
- a CDS encoding LmeA family phospholipid-binding protein, yielding MRFLRVVVIIGVVLGALFVGVDRWAASYVENRLADRIQARQGLAGSSEVEVHGFPFLTQVLSRDLDRVDLKLRGVEVTAEDRKTRLSELDASFRGVKLNGDYSGGTAARAEGSALITYADLTAASQSGATLSYGGAPGKVKVTASVNVFGKVLTHSVVSTVTLEDAPGGKGGKIVRVRADAVPGGGVPVVEKAIRKETDFDRDLGSGMPAGLQLSSLTSDEAGVHLTLGGTNVVVAGS